The following is a genomic window from Bacteroidota bacterium.
TTTTGACCCACTACCCACAAATTAATCCAGATTGGTTATTATCTGGTGAGGGACAGATGTATAGAAATGATGATCATTCAGTACATCCTGAAGAGGATTTAGAGACGAATAAAGAGCCTACAAATGATTTATTTTCCTATAAACAGCCTGCAAGCAAGGAAATATCGAAATCTCAGCCATTAGAAATTGAAAAAGATCGCTCTCAACTTATTGAGAATGAAAATTTAGAGTCTAAAAAAGATGCCTCAGAAACTAATATGGAAAAAATGGATGTTTTAGGTAAAAAATCATCAAAGAATCGAGTTTCAATAAAAATGGTCACAATACTTTATGATAATAATGAATATGAAATATTGTATCCTGAAAAATAAAAAGACAGTCTAATTATTCCTGAACTTTCTCAATTTCATCAATTGGTGTTTTAACCAAATCGAATCTCTTCTCAAGTGTATTAATAATTGGTTCTATCTTATCAACTGCTATGCGTTTGGCTTGAATAGTTTTATCTTCATCAATTAGGTAAATTACTGGAGTGCTGTATACATCATACAATGTTCTGAAATTACTGAATTGCTGTGGATCGGAAACATGAATAAAGGGTAGTTTGCTTTCAATTAAAAACTTCTTCCATTCTTTAATATCCTTCCCAAGATAAACAGCAAAAACTTGTACTGAATCGGAGGGAGTTCGATTAATGAATTCCTTTAATTCTGGCATTATTTGCTTACAATGGCTACAACTTACATCCCAAAAAAGAAGAACAGTGTATTTTGATTTCAACGAATGCAACGATCGGTATTGCTTAGAAGTATCCTGCATAATTAATTCAGGAGCCTTCATTCCAATTAAATTGGAGCTCAAATTAACTACTCTTTCATATATTTTGGCAATTTGTGTTGAGTCTGCCCAGCTTGCCTTACCGCTTAAGTAATATCTTTCCGCCAAATGTACAACTACAGCATCCATGCCCATATATTGTGATCTGGCATATTTATTAAACAGTTTTATTAGGGTATATTTAAATACTTCTTCATTTGCCATGGATTTATCAATAATTCGCTGAGCGGCAAATTTGATTGAATCGGGATGCCTGATGGTTAGTTTCTCAACAAAACGATCAATTTTTGCTTCATAAATTGGGGTCCTAATTATGTTTTGATTACTTAAATCAATATTGTCAAAAAAGTGCTCCTGATAGAATCCATATAGGTAATTGCGATAAACAGAATCAGTTTCGCTAGTCATTTTGTCACGGGGAAGCGGTTCTTGCATTGCTTGTACAACAGTTGAGAAGAAGAGGTTAGGATTTTCATTAATTATTTGTTTTCTACGCTGAAAAACTTTTTCATCTATACGAATTAATTCATCTTTAATTTTTTGTTTTCCAAGCGAATCTGAAGCCTCAAGGTCATTATATTCTTGCTGGATGCTTGTTCTCTCAAAGTGGATATCTTGCATAAAATGAAGGTATTCATAGAATACTTCGTTTTCCTTTGATTCGATGACACGCATGTTTTTGACAAAATCTCCAGTGTCAGTCTCTACATATATTTTATTTTCGTTTAATATCAGTTCGAAGTAGTTTTTGTTAGGAACAATAATCAGGTATATTCCTCCTGGGAGTGCTTCTTCTCCTGAAAACACAACTATACCTTTATTGTTTACTTCAGCTGTATCTCGGATATATTTATTGTTTCCGTAATGAAATCCGAGATAAACTGGATTATTTTTATATGTTTTAAATTTTACCTTGATTTCGTAAGATTGAGAATAGAGTGTCATACTGCTTAATATAAAAAGAACAGTAACTATTAGAATCATTGAATATAGCTTAAATCGCATGTTGTGAGCTTTTTTATTTTTCGCCAAAGTTATAAAATTGTCATAAAGGCTAATTTTTTTTATTTGTGATTTAGTTCAATTTTCATTCCAGCATCTAGTTTATGACATTTTGAATTGTTTATTCTGTTTATCAATTCAATTTGTTGATAGTGTGAACAACATTCTTGCGATCAAAACTAATTGAAACCAGATATTATAGATGCGCTTTTGTATTCAGTAATGAATATATACCGAGAGAAGAAATGCTGTTGTTATTAATGTTAATTAAATAACCAATTTTTTTTATTGATTTCCCCTAAATATGATAAAATTTATTTTTTCATTTTAATGGTTCTTAGCTATTGGAAATGCATAATTCTTGCAATCGCTCCCTGAAAGTTGTAATATTGTATATTAAATAAGGAACCTTTCTTATATACTCGAAATATATAATATATAATTAATACATTATTAAATAGGTAGAATTGGATAATACACCTACATATCAGGATCTTGAGAAAAGAATCAAGATATTAGAAGGTAAAATAATCGAACTTCATACTCCTTTGGAATCAGATGCCGAAGTTAAGTGGAGCCAGATGTTTGATTTTTTAGATGAAATATTTATACTGACTGACTTAAACTTTAGCGTTGAGAAGATTAACAGGAAAGGAGCTGAGATATTAAAGAAGAATCAGGGAGAAGTATTTGGAAGGAACTGTACAGAATTATTTCAAGATCATGACAAGCAGTGCTTTATATGCCAGCACAAGGAAGTTGTAAAAACGCAAAAAGCAATTTCGTCCACAATATTTTCCGAATTCACAAAGTCTCATTTAGAAATTATTACCATACCTCTATTTAATGAGAACAACGATATAGAGAAGTTGCTTCATCAAATAAAAGATGTAAGTACCTATAAGGTAAATGAAAAAGAACTTAAGGAGGCCAATTCAAATCTCACATTAACACTTCAGAATATTCCTGAAGGTATTATTACAACTGATTATTCAGGAACTATTACCAGTATAAATGCCTACGCAAGTAATCTCTGCGGCTACACGCAATCAAATGCGGTTGGAAAACCGATTACATCAATTTTTAAATTAGTTAATATCTATACCCGCAGAGAAGAAGATATCATTAATAAAATGTTAATGACAAAAATTCAGGATGAGTCCTATGATCATTTTGAATTACAGTCAGCGAAGAATGAACATTTCTTGCTCTATTTGCGCGCTTCATTAATTAAATCAGAGGATGGAACAAACGATGGAATTATCATTATTTTCTCAGATATAACAGATAAATCCTTTGAGGCAGAAACATCCAGAGAACATGAAGAAAGGCTTAAACTCATGTTTGAGCAAACTCGGGCAAAGATTATTCAGGAAAGTGAGAAGAAGTTAAAACTGCGCATTGAAAACAATCCGGACAAAGAAGTTGATTTCGACTCTTTTGAGTTAACTGATATTGTTGATTTAGATTCATTACAGCAATTACAAGATGATTTTGCTTTTGCAAATCAGGTTTCATCAGTAATTGTTAATAATGAAGGGAAACAATTAACACGCGGAAGTAATTTTACAGAAGTCTGCAAAATAATTCGGAAACAAGAGAAAGGGAAAAAATTGTGTATTTTCTCAGATAACGAGTTACTGGCCATAAAAGGAAGTAATAAAAAGAATAAGTGTGTTGCTTGTAGCTTTTCAGATCATAGTGCTCCAATTATTGTGGGAGGTCGGCAACTTGGCAATTGGTTGATTGGCACCATCAGTAATGTTATTGAAGATGAAGATAAAGTGAAAAACTTTGCAACTCAAATAGGAGTGGATCATGAGGAGTTTAAAAGAGCTATCGCAAAAACACAAATATTAAGTCCTGCTCGAATTGAAAAAACAGTTAACTTATTATGGCATTTGAGTAAAGAGATATCCAATCTTGGTTATAATATTTTGAAGCTTTCAAAAGACATTTCAGAACGAAATATATACCAAAAACAACTTAAAGTAGCCAAAGAACAAGCGGAAGAGTCGGATAGAATGAAAACTGCTTTTCTGGCCAGCATGTCACATGAAATACGAACGCCAATGAATGCCATTATTGGTTTTGCGGATTTATTATCAGACCCAGATTTTACGGCAGAAGAAAAGGCTGAATTTATTCAACTGGTTACAAGTAATGGAGATATATTGTTGCGATTAATTGATGATATCATTGATATTGCAAAAATGGAAGCAGGCGAATTTAATGTTGATGCAGCAGCCGATTGTCATGTCAACAAAATTATTAATGAAGTAATTATTGCCTCAAAAGATAATTTAAAACGAATAGGAAAAGAAACAGTTGAACTAAAAATAAATACTGCCAGCAAGGAAGAATCATTTGCAATATTAACCGATCCTACGCGCTTTCGACAAATTTTAACCAATCTGATAGGGAATTCGCAGAAATTTACCATGAATGGTTATATAGAGGTTGGCTATGCACTTAAGACTAACGATACATTAACTGGAGAAGATTTGTTTTTGCAGTTTTATGTTAAAGATACGGGTATTGGTATTTCTGAAGAAAAAAGAGAATTAATATTTGATCGTTTTAAACAGGCAGATGATACCGTGTCTAAGAAATATGGTGGAACAGGATTAGGCCTGACTATCACTAAAAAATTAGTTGATTTAATGGGAGGGGAGATTTGGGTTGAATCAGAGGTTGGAAAAGGCTCAACATTCTATTTTACATTACCTTATAAACCTGTTGAACCAAAAGAGCAATTTATTGAAATTGGCGATAAAGTAATCGAAAACTTAGATTTAACTGGGAAAACTATTTTAGTGGTTGAAGATGTTGAATCAAATTTTAATTTACTGAAAACACTATTAGTTAAAAATAATGCAAAAATAATTTGGGCAAAAGATGGCAAACAAGCTGTAGATATTTGTAGAGCAAAAAGAATTGACTTGGTCCTCATGGATATTAAGTTGCCCATTTTAGATGGTTACAATGCCACCGAAAGGATAAAGCAAATCACCAAAAACATTCCCATCATTGCTATAACCGCATATGCTCGTGAGCATGATAAATTGAAATCTATACAAGCAGGTTGCGATGATTATATTCCTAAACCGATCAAAAATGACTTATTATTTGCATTAATAAGTAAGCACATTTCAAAGAGATAAGTAAACCCCCAGTTTACTTTTTTTGAGATTGTTGATAATTTTTCGTTTATCTACACAATAAAAAATTGATTTCTACTTTAATAGTGGATGCCAATCATATTATTAGATTTGCTTCTTTTATTAAATTGCTGATTATCAGCGTTTAATAATGTTTATTAATTTTTCTTTGTGAATCATTTTTTTTAAATATTTTTGGCGTTTTCAAAACAATCTAAAAAAACCAATTAAGACCATAATGCTACGTATAACTATATTTCTCAGCCTGATTATTACTATCATTAGTTTTTCATCATGCGAAACGACAGATCCAAACGAATTAGGTCGATTACAAGTAACTATATATTATGAAGGCGAAACAGTTTCGAATGCTGCAGTAGCACTTGCAAGCTCTCAAAAGAATCTAGATTTAGGCATCTATATTAATGAA
Proteins encoded in this region:
- a CDS encoding helix-turn-helix transcriptional regulator, with the protein product MEKLTNRIKELLESNNLNPSKLADQIGINRSRLSHILTGRNNPSLEIIQGILTHYPQINPDWLLSGEGQMYRNDDHSVHPEEDLETNKEPTNDLFSYKQPASKEISKSQPLEIEKDRSQLIENENLESKKDASETNMEKMDVLGKKSSKNRVSIKMVTILYDNNEYEILYPEK
- a CDS encoding redoxin domain-containing protein, which produces MRFKLYSMILIVTVLFILSSMTLYSQSYEIKVKFKTYKNNPVYLGFHYGNNKYIRDTAEVNNKGIVVFSGEEALPGGIYLIIVPNKNYFELILNENKIYVETDTGDFVKNMRVIESKENEVFYEYLHFMQDIHFERTSIQQEYNDLEASDSLGKQKIKDELIRIDEKVFQRRKQIINENPNLFFSTVVQAMQEPLPRDKMTSETDSVYRNYLYGFYQEHFFDNIDLSNQNIIRTPIYEAKIDRFVEKLTIRHPDSIKFAAQRIIDKSMANEEVFKYTLIKLFNKYARSQYMGMDAVVVHLAERYYLSGKASWADSTQIAKIYERVVNLSSNLIGMKAPELIMQDTSKQYRSLHSLKSKYTVLLFWDVSCSHCKQIMPELKEFINRTPSDSVQVFAVYLGKDIKEWKKFLIESKLPFIHVSDPQQFSNFRTLYDVYSTPVIYLIDEDKTIQAKRIAVDKIEPIINTLEKRFDLVKTPIDEIEKVQE
- a CDS encoding response regulator codes for the protein MDNTPTYQDLEKRIKILEGKIIELHTPLESDAEVKWSQMFDFLDEIFILTDLNFSVEKINRKGAEILKKNQGEVFGRNCTELFQDHDKQCFICQHKEVVKTQKAISSTIFSEFTKSHLEIITIPLFNENNDIEKLLHQIKDVSTYKVNEKELKEANSNLTLTLQNIPEGIITTDYSGTITSINAYASNLCGYTQSNAVGKPITSIFKLVNIYTRREEDIINKMLMTKIQDESYDHFELQSAKNEHFLLYLRASLIKSEDGTNDGIIIIFSDITDKSFEAETSREHEERLKLMFEQTRAKIIQESEKKLKLRIENNPDKEVDFDSFELTDIVDLDSLQQLQDDFAFANQVSSVIVNNEGKQLTRGSNFTEVCKIIRKQEKGKKLCIFSDNELLAIKGSNKKNKCVACSFSDHSAPIIVGGRQLGNWLIGTISNVIEDEDKVKNFATQIGVDHEEFKRAIAKTQILSPARIEKTVNLLWHLSKEISNLGYNILKLSKDISERNIYQKQLKVAKEQAEESDRMKTAFLASMSHEIRTPMNAIIGFADLLSDPDFTAEEKAEFIQLVTSNGDILLRLIDDIIDIAKMEAGEFNVDAAADCHVNKIINEVIIASKDNLKRIGKETVELKINTASKEESFAILTDPTRFRQILTNLIGNSQKFTMNGYIEVGYALKTNDTLTGEDLFLQFYVKDTGIGISEEKRELIFDRFKQADDTVSKKYGGTGLGLTITKKLVDLMGGEIWVESEVGKGSTFYFTLPYKPVEPKEQFIEIGDKVIENLDLTGKTILVVEDVESNFNLLKTLLVKNNAKIIWAKDGKQAVDICRAKRIDLVLMDIKLPILDGYNATERIKQITKNIPIIAITAYAREHDKLKSIQAGCDDYIPKPIKNDLLFALISKHISKR